A genome region from Carcharodon carcharias isolate sCarCar2 chromosome 17, sCarCar2.pri, whole genome shotgun sequence includes the following:
- the LOC121289683 gene encoding cytochrome P450 26C1-like, producing the protein MFLLGVYYLSALATALTSLLSVLLLLAVSRQLWTLGWNVTRDRGNKLPLPKGSMGWPLLGETLHWMVQGSHFHASRREKYGNVFKTHLLGRPVIRVTGAENIRKILLGEHSLVSAQWPHSTRILLGFNTLANSIGDLHRQRRKMLARVFSHAALDTYIPGIQQLVRSRVRGWCREPAPVAVYPATKALTFCIAIRILLGLRAADQQLDRLSSTFEELMENIFSLPVDLPFSGLRKGIKARNVLHEYLEKAITEKLQRTSRGAYPDALDVMLNSARENGKEPNLQELKEVAVELIFAAFSTTASASTSLVLLLLQHSQAREKVRQELEQHSLIRNYGEFPGAAVIQSETAQMSRNCDCQHILNLDTLSRLRYLDCVVKEVLRLLPPVSGGYRTALQTFELNGCQIPKGWNIIYSIRDTQETAAVYLNPDTFDPDRFGPERDESKAGRFNYLPFGGGVRSCIGKELAQVILKTLAIELTSAARWELASAAYPKMQTVPVVHPVDGLKVRFHQRRHTKMNTRPEFLHVQPLITLRQRVSEDVDLRPKAKVMVYQTILLYVLEA; encoded by the exons ATGTTCCTGCTCGGGGTTTACTACCTGTCGGCTCTGGCTACTGCTCTCACCTCGCTCCTGTCGGTGCTGCTCCTGCTCGCCGTATCCCGACAACTGTGGACTCTCGGCTGGAATGTGACCAGAGACAGGGGCAACAAGCTACCGCTTCCCAAGGGCTCCATGGGCTGGCCACTACTCGGAGAGACACTGCACTGGATGGTCCAG GGTTCTCATTTCCACGCTTCGAGGAGAGAGAAATATGGAAACGTCTTCAAAACGCACCTGTTGGGCAGGCCAGTGATCCGAGTGACAGGTGCCGAGAATATTCGGAAGATCCTGCTGGGAGAGCACAGCCTGGTGAGCGCCCAGTGGCCTCACAGCACTAGGATCCTCCTGGGCTTCAACACATTGGCTAATTCGATCGGGGATCTGCACCGACAGAGGAGGAAG ATGCTGGCCCGGGTGTTCAGCCACGCCGCCCTGGACACCTATATCCCTGGCATCCAGCAGCTGGTCCGCAGCCGGGTGCGGGGATGGTGCCGGGAGCCAGCTCCAGTCGCCGTATACCCCGCTACCAAAGCGCTGACTTTCTGCATCGCCATTCGGATCCTGCTCGGTCTGCGCGCGGCGGATCAGCAGCTCGACCGACTGTCCAGCACCTTCGAGGAGCTGATGGAAAATATCTTCTCGCTGCCTGTGGACCTCCCGTTCAGCGGCCTGCGGAAG ggCATCAAAGCACGTAACGTACTGCACGAGTACCTAGAAAAAGCGATCACAGAAAAACTACAGAGAACCAGCCGGGGAGCATACCCTGATGCATTAGATGTTATGTTGAACAGTGCGAGAGAGAACGGCAAGGAGCCAAACCTCCAGGAGTTGAAG GAAGTTGCGGTTGAACTGATCTTCGCCGCTTTCTCCACCACGGCCAGTGCCAGCACCTCTCTGGTCCTCCTGCTTCTCCAACACTCCCAGGCccgagagaaagtgagacaggAGCTGGAACAGCACAGTTTGATTCGCAATT ACGGTGAGTTCCCCGGAGCCGCAGTGATACAGAGTGAGACGGCTCAGATGTCCCGGAATTGTGACTGCCAGCACATCCTGAATCTGGACACACTCAGCCGCCTGCGTTATCTCGACTGTGTGGTCAAGGAGGTGCTGAGGTTACTGCCCCCAGTATCTGGGGGCTACAGGACAGCGTTACAGACCTTTGAGCTGAAC GGGTGTCAGATTCCCAAAGGCTGGAATATTATCTACAGCATTCGTGACACACAGGAGACGGCAGCCGTATACCTGAACCCGGACACTTTCGATCCTGATCGGTTTGGACCAGAGCGGGACGAGAGCAAAGCGGGGAGATTCAATTATTTACCTTTCGGAGGGGGTGTTCGGAGCTGCATCGGAAAAGAGCTGGCGCAAGTGATCCTCAAAACCCTGGCCATTGAACTCACCAGCGCAGCGCGCTGGGAGCTGGCCAGTGCCGCCTACCCGAAGATGCAGACTGTCCCGGTAGTGCACCCTGTCGATGGGCTGAAGGTTCGCTTTCATCAG AGGAGGCACACCAAAATGAACACTCGACCTGAATTTTTGCACGTTCAGCCACTAATCACTTTGAGGCAAAGGGTATCTGAGGACGTGGATCTTAGGCCCAAGGCTAAGGTTATGGTTTACCAGACGATACTCCTTTACGTTTTAGAGGCTTGA